The Edwardsiella tarda ATCC 15947 = NBRC 105688 region CTGTAGGAGTCTGGCGTGTAGCGTAGCACCGGCACCGCTTGTTCGCCCGGCGTAAAGCGTACTCTGCCGTCGGGGCCGGGGGCGCCGACCAGCAACATCGCGCCGTGGCCGAGTAGTAGATTGTCGAAAGGGGGCTGTAACAGGGCGTGGCTGTCGAAGCCCAGAAGGAAGTCGCTGGCACCTTCGATCAAGGCCTCGACGGCGAAGTCGACACGCAGGATGTCGACGGCGAAAGGCAAGGGGGTGGCCTCGTCGGCGCCGACCGCCGCCACCAGATCGAGTAGAAAGGGCGAAGAGAGGGAGTGTGGGGCGCTGAAGCGTATCGGATGGAGCAGAACCGGCGGGCGTCCCTGCAGACTATTTAACCCCTCGCGCCATTGGGTCACCATGGCGTGGGCCAGTAAGCGGAACTGATAGCCGGCCGGTGTCAGCGTGACGGGGGTGGTGCTGCGATCGACCAATTGTTGCCCCACGCTCTCTTCCAATGCCCGGATATGGCGCCCGAAGGCGGGCTGCGTAATATGACGGCTGGCGGCGGCGCGGGAAAAATTACGCAACTCCGCCAGTGCCAGAAAGTCTTCCAGCCACCCCATCTCCATTGCGCTCTCCCCCCTCGTTAACCTCGTCTCTCGTCGCGCTATCCTGCCTGTCGGGCAGGTGGTATGACAACCCCGCCGTACCGATTCTAACCCGTTCTCGACGAGATGCGTTGGGGAAAAATAATTCGCGAGATGAATACCGACATAAACACATCGGTATTTACGATGTAATTAAGCTGTTCAATGCGAACTATTTGGTGATCACAAGCGCAGAATTGTATCTCTGGTAAATGAATTAACGGAAATGTGAGGCATGCACTGCCTACTTATCCGATAGCTAAAATAAGATGTCATACAGAAATTAATGCAATTACTTATTTGTCCAGACCAAAAGTAACACATATTCAACCAATATCAGGGAGCCTTGCTATATGAAACTGAAAACTTTTTCCCGTCATATCCTCTGTGCAGCGGTGCTTTCTCTGATCGCGGGTGGCGTGCAGGCGGCTGAGAAGGTGACGTTGAAGCTGGCGCATAATCTGGAGCGCAGCCACGTGGTACATCAGGCCTTCGAGCAGATGGCGAAAGAGGTACAACAACTTTCTAACGGCACCATGCGTATTCGCATCTACCCCAGCAGCCAGATGGGGAGCGCGCGTGAGACCTTAGAACTGTTGCAGAACGGGGCGCTGGATATGACGAAAGGCTCCGCCAGCGATCTGGAATCCTTCGATAACGTGTATGCCATTTATAATATGCCGTACCTGTTTAAGGATCAGCAGCACTTTAATAACGTCGTTTACGGTCCGGTCGGCAAAGAGATCATGGACTCGACCAAGGATAAGGGCTTCTTCTCTATGGCCGCCTATGTCGCCGGTACGCGTAGCTTCTACGCCAAGAAGCCGATCACCTCACCGGCCGATCTGAAGGGGATGAAGATCCGCGTCCAGGCCAGCCCGACCACCATCAAGATGATCGAGCTGATGGGTGGCTCACCGACGCCGATCTCCTTCGGCGAGGTATACACCGCGATGCAGCAGGGTGTGGTGGATGGCGCCGAGAATAACGTACCGTCCTGGGTACAGACCCGCCATATCGAAATCGCTAACGTCCTCTCTGAAGACGAACATGCCTCGATTCCGGATTACCTGGTTATCGCCACCAAGACCTGGGAGAAGTTGACGCCGGAGCAGCAGGCGATCCTGACCAAGGCCGCGCGTGACTCCGAAGTGTATCAGCAGAAGCTGTGGGATCAGGTCGATGCCGAATCTCGTGCTCAGGCGAAAGCGATGGGCGCCAGCATTGTTAGCGTCGATAAGGCCCCGTTCCGTGCCGCCGTTCAGCCGCTGTATGACGAGTTCCGTAAGGATCCGAAGCAGGCTGCCCTGTTGGACAAGTTCGAAGCCGCCGCGCAGTAATCAGGCCGTTATGCGCGGGCACATCCGTTGTCCGCGCCGTTTCATCCCGCTATTTGGATAGACCGTATGATTCTCGATCGGATCAAAAAAATCGTCGACCGCTGCATCGCCTCGTTTGCGGTGGTGGTGATGGTGGCGTTGGTGGCCTGTGTCGTCTGGCAGGTATTCAGCCGTTATGTGCTTAGTCAGCCCAGTACCCTGACCGATGAGCTGGCGCGTTTTCTGATGATTTGGGTTGGCCTGCTGGGTGCCGCCTACACCGTGGGCGCGCAGCGCCACCTGTCCATCGATCTGCTGGCCATGTCGGTTCGAGCCCGCACTCAGGCCATGCTGAGCGTGTTGGTGAATCTGCTGGTGATGGTGTTCTCCTTCCTGGTCATGATCGTCGGTGGGCGGATGTTGATCGACAAGACGCTGGCGACGGCGCAGCTGTCGGCGGCGATGCAGATCCCGATGGGGTACGTCTACTTCATTCTGCCGCTGAGCGGCGCCATCATCATCTTTTATAACCTCTATTTCGTCGCCCATGGCATCAAGAAACTGACCGGCCAGCAAGGAGTGAGTCACTGATGGATAGCTATATTGCCTTGACCCTGTTCGGTAGCTTCTTCTTCCTGGTGTTTGTCGGCGTCCCGATCTCTTTCTCTATTGGTATCGCCACCTTCGCCTCGATGTTGCTGATGTTCCCTTGGGAGATCGCCACCATCACCGTGGCACAGCGCCTGGCCAATGGGTTGGATAACTTTGCGTTGCTGGCGATCCCATTCTTTATCTTTGCCGGTACGCTGATGAATAGCGGCGGTATCGCCATCCGTTTGATCAACTTGGCTCAGGTGATGGTCGGGCGTGTGCCAGGCTCCTTGGGGCATGTTAACGTGCTGGCGAACATGATGTTTGGCTCCATCTCTGGCTCCGCCGTGGCGGCGGCGGCGGCGGTGGGGGGCACCCTGCATCCGATCCAGACGCGGGAAGGCTATGATCCGGCCTTCTCCACGGCGGTGAACGTCTCCTCCTGTATCACCGGTCTGTTGATTCCGCCCTCTAACGTATTGATCGTCTTCTCTCTGACGGCCGGTGGTGTCTCCGTGGCCTCGCTGTTCCTGGCGGGGTATCTGCCGGGGATCCTGATGGGGCTGTCGATCATGGTGGTGTGCGCCTTTATCGCCAAGTCGCGTAACTATCCGGTTAGCGCGCGCCCGACGCTGCGTCAGGCGGGGAAGGCCTTCTGGGACGCCTGGCCGAGTCTGCTGTTGGTGTTTATCGTGATGGGCGGCATCCTGGGTGGGGTGTTTACCGCGACCGAGGCTTCGGCGATCGCCGTGGTGTACACCTTCGTGTTGTCGGTGCTGATCTATCGTGAGGTGAAGTGGCGCGATCTGCCGAAGCTGATCCTGGAGTCGGTGGTGACGACGTCGATCGTGTTGCTGCTGATCGGTTTCTCCGTCGGTATGTCCTGGGCGATGACCAACGCCGATATCCCCTACATGATCAGCGATGCGTTGATGGGGATCTCCGAGAATCCGCTTATCATCCTGTTGCTGATCAACATCGTGTTGCTGATCGTCGGTATCTTCATGGATATGACGCCGGCGGTGCTGATCTTCACACCGATCTTCCTGCCCATCGCGCAGGAGTTGGGGATGGATCCGGTCCACTTCGGCATCATGATGGTGGCTAACCTGTGTATCGGTCTGCTGACGCCGCCAGTGGGGAGTGCCCTGTTCGTCGGCTGCTCCATCTCTGGGGTGAAGATCCAGCAACTGATCAAGCCGTTGCTGCCCTTCTACCTGGCGTTGATTGCCTCACTGATGCTGATCACCTACATCCCGCAGATTTCGCTGTTCGTACCGCGCCTGTTTGGTCTGATGTAAGCCAGACAGAGTACCAACATAAGGCAGAGCATGGCTCTGCCTTTTTTATTGTCAGCTTTAAACCACCTCCTCGGGAGGTGGTGATTGTCCCTGTGAGGCTATAGCCTGAAGGAAGCCCATGCCAGAAAATTCCAGCTTACTCACCACAAGTAAGAAGGAAATCACTGACATGAGCAGTTATAGAAGTTCAGCACATGTATTCTGGCGTTGCAAATATCACTTGGTGTGGACGCCAAAGTATCGCTACAAGGTTTTAACAGGGACGGTAGGTAAAGAGCTTTATCGCTCAGTTTATATACTTTGCAATATGAAAGATTGTGAGGTACTTGAATTGAATGTTCAGACAGACCATGTTCATCTTGTCGTGATGATCCCACCGAAACTCTCGATCTCAACGCTGATGGGCGTCCTGAAAGGGCGCACAGCTATTCGTCTCTACAACAAGTTTCCGCATATACGAAAGAAGCTGTGGGGTAATCATTTTTGGGCGAGGGGATACTTTGCAGACACAGTTGGAGTGAACGAAGAAATTATCAGACGCTACGTGAGGCATCAGGATAAGAAAGATCAAGAATACGAGCAGCAAATGGCGTTATTACAGGATTAAAACGAACAAGGCCCCCTTTTAGGGGGCCCCATTTAAAGCCACCTCTTCAAGAGGTGGATTTTTACTGCGCCCCGTTATTTGCGCCTCGGGCGAGGTGAGGGATCATCTCGCTGGGGCCTGTAACCTGGCGCGCTAGCAGAGGATTCAGTAAAACCGGCGACTCAATTCGGTATAGCAGAGCGTTACTCCCTGATAGCTCACAAAAAGTAGATTTCTTCGTACGGTGAATTGCATCGTCTGGCGTCTGTGAGATAATTATTTGGCCGGTGAGGTTCGGCTAAAATCTCACTGTGTGCTTCCCGATTCTGACAGATTGGGGCCAGAAAGCAGAGCGGCTCTCCCCCTCTGCTTTCGCTTTTTTCCCCACGGTGATGTGCGACGTTGCCTCTGCCTCTGCCTCTGCCTCTGCCTCTGCCTCTGCCTCTGCCTCTGCCTCTGCCTCTGCCTCTGCCTCTGCCTCTGCCTCTGCCTCTGCCTCTGCCTCTGCCTCTGCTTTTCGCGCGTTAGGCTATCGATCGGCCCGATATATCGCCACTCGGCTGAACTCTCCCTTATGATAGAAACCGGTTTCAGAAACCGGTTGCAGTTATTTTTTCGCAGCGCGTATACTGACGCTATGGTGCGCCGTTTGGCGGCGTGTGGAGCGTAGTAGCGAAGGGAGAGTGGCGATGGGATTTCCAGCAGATTTCTTATGGGGGGCGGCGACGGCGGCTTACCAGGTGGAGGGGGCACACGATGTTGATGGCAAGGGGCTTTCGATATGGGATGTCTATGCTCATCAACCCGGAACGACCTATCAGGGGAGCAATGGGGATGTGGCCGCCGATCACTATCATCGTTTTCGAGAGGATGTGGCGTTGATGGCCGAGCTGGGAATGACTTCATACCGCTTCTCCCTCTCTTGGCCGCGCCTGCTGCCGGAGGGAACCGGACGCGTCAACGAGGCGGGTGTCGCCTTCTACAACCAGCTGATCGATACGCTGTTGCAACATAACATCCGGCCGATGATCACCCTGTACCACTGGGATCTACCGCAGGCGCTACAGGATCGCTTCGGTGGTTGGGCGGATCGGCGCATTGTCGATGCCTTCGACGAGTATGCGCGTCTGTGTTATGCCCGCTTCGGCGATCGCGTCGATCTCTGGTCGACCTTTAACGAGACCATCGTCTTTATCGGTATGGGCTACGTTACCGGTCAGCATCCTCCCGCGCTGAAAGAGACTAAAACCGCTATTCAGGCGTGCCATCATGTGTTCCTGGCCAACGCGCGAGCGGTGAAAAGCTTCCGCGAGTTGGAGGTAGCCGGCCAGATCGGCTTCGTCAATGTGATGCAACCCAACGATCCCATCAGCCAACGGCCAGAGGATTTGCGTGCCTGTGCGTTGGCCGAGGGGATCTACACCCACTGGCTGTTCGATCCGGTGCTGAAGGGGGAGTACCCGGTGGAGCTGTTGGCGATGGCTCAGCAGGCTTTCGGCGTGCCACAGTTCGCGCCAGGCGATGCCGAGCTGCTACGGGAGAATATCGTCGATTTTATCGGGCTGAACTACTACAAACGCGAGATGATCGCCGCTAACGAGGAGATTCAAGGCTTCGATCTCAATACCAGCGGTGAGAAGGGGAGCAGCGGGGGAATGGGCTTTAAGGGATTATTTAAGATCGTGCGTAATCCTGACGGCGTTTATTCCGATTGGGATTGGGAGATCTATCCGCAGGGGCTGACGGAGGCGATCGCCCGTATTCGTCGGCGTTATGGCGAGATCCCTATCTACATCACCGAAAATGGCCTCGGCGCCAAGGATCCGATCGTCGCGGGTGAGATCGCCGATCAGGCGCGTATCGACTATTTACGCGACCATATCGCGGCGTTGGAGCAGGCCATCGCCGAGGGGGCTGATGTTCGTGGCTACTATCCCTGGTCGTTTATCGATCTGCTCTCATGGCTGAATGGCTATCAGAAGCAGTATGGCTTCGTCTATGTCGATCGTCAGCAGGATCTGGCCCGGCGTAAGAAGCGTAGCTTTTACTGGTATCAGCAAGTGATTCGCAGCAACGGCGCCGAGCGCTAATTCGCTCTGCTGGGCGGTCTGGCTGACGGCCCGCCGCCTGCTTATCTTCGCCATATGGCTGGTTTTTCCCGCGTCAGCGTTTATGATGAAGGCAGGGTGCCGCCATGAGGCGGCTGTCTGGCGGATAATTGGCGAACGATTACCGCCGTTAGGCGTGATGTAGCGATAACGATGAACAAACGGTTTAGGCGTCTCGTTGGCCTGTTTCTGCCCTTGGCGCTATTGGCGGCGGGTGCGCTGTGGTGGGGGCCCGGCGCGGCACAGAATAATCCGGCGGCGCAGGCTTCGATCAGCCAACTGACGCGTCAGGAGCGAGTGGTGGCCTATCTGCAGGCGCATCGGCAGCTACCGGATTACTATATTACCAAGCGCCAGGCGCGTGCCGCCGGTTGGGATCCGGCTAAAGGTAACCTGTGCCAGGTCTTGCCTGGGCGCGCCATCGGTGGCGATCGCTTCGCCAACCGTGAGGGGCGTCTACCCCAACAGGCGGATCGCATCTGGCGTGAGGCGGATGTGAATTATCGCTGTGGCCGCCGCCAGGCGGATCGCGTGTTATATTCCAATGACGGTCTGATCTATGTCACCCGTGATCACTATCGACACTTTATCCGTATGGAGTGATCGCTATGCAAAAAGTCCAATTTGATTTTAACCAGATAACCGATTTAGCGGCCTTCTATCGCCAATTCTCGCATGTCTTCGCCTTGTCGTCGGCGTTCGGCGCCAATCTTGACGCGTTATGGGATGTGGTGACTGGCGATATCGCGATGCCGTTGGAGATCGACTTTATCAACTTCGATGCTGGCAAGAAGCGGCGTTTTGCTGCGCTGGTGCTGCTGTTTGAGGCGGCGGAGGCGGAGTTAGAGGGCGAGTTACGCTTTAATACTTACGATAAGGCGGCCTGAGTACGCTACCGCCGACCAACTGGCCGGCGGGCGTGTCTATCATTACTCGTTCTCTTCGGCCAGAACGCGCAGATACTGGAAGATTTGGCGTGCCGATTTCGGTGGCTTGTTTCCCTCACGCTCCTTCTTCGCGTTACGGATCAAGGCGCGTAGTTGCTGGCGATCGGCCTGCGGATAGAGGTTAATCACCTCGGTGATCGCCAGGTCGCCGTCGTCAATCAAACGGTCGCGCAGTTGTTCCAGTTTATGGAACAGGGCGACTTGCTGGTTGTGGCGGTTCTTCAGCTTATCCAACGCGGTCTGAATCGGTTCGGGGTCGCGTTGACGCAGCAGTTTGCCGATCAACTGTAGTTGGCGACGACGCCCCTCTTTCTTGATGCGTTGGGCCAGCTCGATCGCGGCGCGCAGATCTTCATCCAGCGGAATGCGATCCAAGGCATTTTTCCCGAGATCGACCAGTTCGGCGCCCAGGTCCTTTAGGGCTTCGGCATCGCGTTTGATTTCGCTTTTGCTGACCCAGATGATCTCGTCATCATCGTCGTTTTCTTCCTGGCCGGGGATCTCGTCCAGCCACTCTTCGTCTGGATGTTTATGCATGGCAGTTTCCTTAAAAAATGGCGCACATCCTAACAGGTGTCGCTGCGTGTGTCGCGCAATTCTCGGCGAGGATCGGCGTGGCATGATGCTACACCTTCCTCGTTGCTGTGCGCCTGTTCAGCAGTATATACCTAGCACCGTGCTTGCGGCAGGGAATGTTCCGCCAGAGAGATGAA contains the following coding sequences:
- a CDS encoding ribonuclease domain-containing protein: MNKRFRRLVGLFLPLALLAAGALWWGPGAAQNNPAAQASISQLTRQERVVAYLQAHRQLPDYYITKRQARAAGWDPAKGNLCQVLPGRAIGGDRFANREGRLPQQADRIWREADVNYRCGRRQADRVLYSNDGLIYVTRDHYRHFIRME
- a CDS encoding TRAP transporter small permease, giving the protein MILDRIKKIVDRCIASFAVVVMVALVACVVWQVFSRYVLSQPSTLTDELARFLMIWVGLLGAAYTVGAQRHLSIDLLAMSVRARTQAMLSVLVNLLVMVFSFLVMIVGGRMLIDKTLATAQLSAAMQIPMGYVYFILPLSGAIIIFYNLYFVAHGIKKLTGQQGVSH
- a CDS encoding LysR family transcriptional regulator produces the protein MEMGWLEDFLALAELRNFSRAAASRHITQPAFGRHIRALEESVGQQLVDRSTTPVTLTPAGYQFRLLAHAMVTQWREGLNSLQGRPPVLLHPIRFSAPHSLSSPFLLDLVAAVGADEATPLPFAVDILRVDFAVEALIEGASDFLLGFDSHALLQPPFDNLLLGHGAMLLVGAPGPDGRVRFTPGEQAVPVLRYTPDSYSARMVERLMPQHPFAAQPVFEASLCDLHRQMALRGHGLTWLADCQIHAELAEGRLVAVDRQRWCVPYQIRLYRNRARLHQRAEAFWQRLAARIAAGERFWPPRDEPA
- a CDS encoding TRAP transporter substrate-binding protein; the encoded protein is MKLKTFSRHILCAAVLSLIAGGVQAAEKVTLKLAHNLERSHVVHQAFEQMAKEVQQLSNGTMRIRIYPSSQMGSARETLELLQNGALDMTKGSASDLESFDNVYAIYNMPYLFKDQQHFNNVVYGPVGKEIMDSTKDKGFFSMAAYVAGTRSFYAKKPITSPADLKGMKIRVQASPTTIKMIELMGGSPTPISFGEVYTAMQQGVVDGAENNVPSWVQTRHIEIANVLSEDEHASIPDYLVIATKTWEKLTPEQQAILTKAARDSEVYQQKLWDQVDAESRAQAKAMGASIVSVDKAPFRAAVQPLYDEFRKDPKQAALLDKFEAAAQ
- a CDS encoding barstar family protein, encoding MQKVQFDFNQITDLAAFYRQFSHVFALSSAFGANLDALWDVVTGDIAMPLEIDFINFDAGKKRRFAALVLLFEAAEAELEGELRFNTYDKAA
- a CDS encoding GH1 family beta-glucosidase codes for the protein MGFPADFLWGAATAAYQVEGAHDVDGKGLSIWDVYAHQPGTTYQGSNGDVAADHYHRFREDVALMAELGMTSYRFSLSWPRLLPEGTGRVNEAGVAFYNQLIDTLLQHNIRPMITLYHWDLPQALQDRFGGWADRRIVDAFDEYARLCYARFGDRVDLWSTFNETIVFIGMGYVTGQHPPALKETKTAIQACHHVFLANARAVKSFRELEVAGQIGFVNVMQPNDPISQRPEDLRACALAEGIYTHWLFDPVLKGEYPVELLAMAQQAFGVPQFAPGDAELLRENIVDFIGLNYYKREMIAANEEIQGFDLNTSGEKGSSGGMGFKGLFKIVRNPDGVYSDWDWEIYPQGLTEAIARIRRRYGEIPIYITENGLGAKDPIVAGEIADQARIDYLRDHIAALEQAIAEGADVRGYYPWSFIDLLSWLNGYQKQYGFVYVDRQQDLARRKKRSFYWYQQVIRSNGAER
- a CDS encoding TRAP transporter large permease; amino-acid sequence: MDSYIALTLFGSFFFLVFVGVPISFSIGIATFASMLLMFPWEIATITVAQRLANGLDNFALLAIPFFIFAGTLMNSGGIAIRLINLAQVMVGRVPGSLGHVNVLANMMFGSISGSAVAAAAAVGGTLHPIQTREGYDPAFSTAVNVSSCITGLLIPPSNVLIVFSLTAGGVSVASLFLAGYLPGILMGLSIMVVCAFIAKSRNYPVSARPTLRQAGKAFWDAWPSLLLVFIVMGGILGGVFTATEASAIAVVYTFVLSVLIYREVKWRDLPKLILESVVTTSIVLLLIGFSVGMSWAMTNADIPYMISDALMGISENPLIILLLINIVLLIVGIFMDMTPAVLIFTPIFLPIAQELGMDPVHFGIMMVANLCIGLLTPPVGSALFVGCSISGVKIQQLIKPLLPFYLALIASLMLITYIPQISLFVPRLFGLM
- the tnpA gene encoding IS200/IS605 family transposase, whose amino-acid sequence is MSSYRSSAHVFWRCKYHLVWTPKYRYKVLTGTVGKELYRSVYILCNMKDCEVLELNVQTDHVHLVVMIPPKLSISTLMGVLKGRTAIRLYNKFPHIRKKLWGNHFWARGYFADTVGVNEEIIRRYVRHQDKKDQEYEQQMALLQD
- the yjgA gene encoding ribosome biogenesis factor YjgA; translation: MHKHPDEEWLDEIPGQEENDDDDEIIWVSKSEIKRDAEALKDLGAELVDLGKNALDRIPLDEDLRAAIELAQRIKKEGRRRQLQLIGKLLRQRDPEPIQTALDKLKNRHNQQVALFHKLEQLRDRLIDDGDLAITEVINLYPQADRQQLRALIRNAKKEREGNKPPKSARQIFQYLRVLAEENE